TCACcctcattaaagtcttttatctcgtttctcgattttcgcgTATTTTCGATTaatcggcggccgcccaaggcgtcgcttgAGACGCCGGTCTACCGtttacgcccataattcctccgttggctcctcgtatttccctcCACGATATCGAATTAAAATCCCATATTATATAAGCGCTTAACCGAATTATCGCAAGTATTTCCCCTCGCAATTACATTTATTTCGAAACTTGGGTAAactattcatacttcaaaattatttcgagatttaattaaataattccccacgATTAATTTATCAGCCCAAGAATCAAATTAGTTACTTACTTAGCCCAACATATTcctctaattaaattaataagccCAACTGTTATAACTCCAAGAGAGACCCAATTCTTTTAAAAACAAAAGGCCCAACATCTAATTAGAAAAAGAGACCAGCCCATTTCACTAAATAAATTAGTCCATATACTCCCCCTTCCACCACACGTATCATCTATTCTCTCTCACCTAATCACTATTCACCTTCTCCCCCACTTGTACACAAATGTTTCCCCCAAATCAAAAACTTCCGCCGCCTCACCCCACTTCACACCTCGCGACGTCGACCAGCCATCCCTCCGTCGCCACCCTCGCACCTCCGTCTGCGtcgtctctctccctctctctctccttcgcgtccctctcccttcaccgctgccgccgctgccacgaatccgccgtcgcggatccgccgccatcggctcctccctccatcatcttctcctccccattcctCTCTCGGctccccctctctcttctctctctcggattcgcCGCACCGCCGCCGCAGTGAACACGACGACGCACCGTCGTCGCCGCAGAGGCCGCTGTCACCTCGCGCAGCCCCAGTCACCGTTGCTTTCCCCTTCGTGCGTGACGTTGCTGCCGTCGCCATCTGCACCGAGCCGTCGGCTGCTGTTCGACGCTGCTCCGtcggtggtcgtgcagcccTGAATCATCACCACAGCCCCCGATTCGTCCCGAAACCAACCCAAACAGCCCCGCACaaccccgaaagataagttctcctTACTCAAAGTTATACTCTTTTCGCATTTCGATTTAACCGTGGGAGTGTTCAATTGTGTTAATTGCTTGAGTTATGCGATTAGTTCGGATGATGGTATGCAAAAATTGATGATTAAAACTTGAAATAGGGGGGGTATACCTTCGACGGATTTTGAGAGGATTATCGATAGCTCTCTCTCGAATTTGGTTCTCGATTTCTTGAGTAGGAAAAACTAAAGAATGAATCTTGTTTTGCTGCAGAGACGGGAGAAACGGATTTGCAATTCTAAGAAAAATACTTGTTGAGTGGAGCTCACTGTTTCTACCCTTTTTCTATGAAACTCTAAATTTTCTTCTCTTAAATTTTGGATGTGGTGAAACTGGGGAATAACTTGAGAAACATACAATATGATAGCTTTTGTTGGGAACAAAATGATACACGTGTTGTTGAATGTTTTAAGGCGGTGGAGAAATTGGCGGATTTTGCGGAGGATGCGTGGAGTTTGGGAGTTATATTTATAGacaaaggagaaaaaaaaaatggaatgaaaattacatttttcacAAAGGACAAAAACTCCCGTCTTCTCATTTCGATACGACGACTAATAAATGCGGCCGTCGTTAGGAAAACGTGCTTGATGTGatgcggttcttatccaacttttcgtcttgatttgatgtcgaaagtgtatttgatacgtggtctattatttcgtgtaggtatcgggAGTGCAAAAAGTGGTGATCGAGCAAGACCCGGAGGACAGAAGACGGGCTGTCCCGGGGCTGCCCGGCACTCGGCACGGCTGTCCGACGCGAGTCCGTCCCGGCACGACTCTTGTGATGTCCGAAATCGTGTTCTTATTCTAATCTAGCATCGAACTCGTTGTAAAAACGCttttggacttttgttggatgtatcagACATTAAAACTTTGATTATGAGTCTTTATTCTTTtattgtacatatatatatatatatatatatatatatatatatatatatatacttgtcTGCCGTTAGAAACAACAATGACACTCTATCGTACACAACCCTCTATCGTAGTTCGAAATTAATTACGCAAAAAGTCACTTATGTGTGTGTAATTACGCCAACattattgtttctaataatatcgttTTAGCGGATCGTTACAAGATATGACTCAACTTTGTCGGGCATCCGAAAAGAAATACGGCTCAAATTAGTTGAAGCAAAGTGAATATCATTTATAGTAtaataaacaataattaaaaatgaaaaaccaATATGGTAGGAAATCATGGTTTATTTTTAAGATGTTAAGCaatctaaaaaaaattgtatcacAATTTTGTGATAACTCATATCATATGAATTCAACAATACTATAACAACTTATATCCAAAAATAAGACATAACATATGATAATAAGATTTGGTTGTTTATATGATGTTCGTTTGCGGTGAACAAACATAAAAGTAAAATTTGAGAACACAAAAGAGATCGATTTTATCAGCTCAATATATCTTCCATTTATGAATGATGGAAGAGATGTGTAGTTGGTGTAATCTCATATATAAGTGCTGCATTTTTGTGTAGGCCATCCCAGCATAATCATCAATTTGGAGCTCATATCTTTCATAAACTGGTGGAACGGTAAGAACAAGGACAAGACCTGCAATGAGGCAAATTAAAAGACCCATCATTTTAACATCCAACCCCTAAATTCAGTAATTTTTATCAAACTCGGTGACTTACTAATGTACGATAGGATGAGGAAACTCGCGAGGCTCCCGATCACAGATATTGTGACGAGCACAAGTACAAGTCTCACAAACGCCTTCGAATCTCTTCCGAGGGCAATGTCTTCCGACATGGAGAGTGATGTGTTTATGACATTGTGTATCAAAGTGGATGCTTCATTTACACTTTCTTGTGAGAGATGGAGATGAGGCAATGGAGGAGGAGCTCTGTTAGATAAATCAATAATCAACACCAATATCTTATAGAattaatatattactccctctctTACAAGGAAGATGACCACTTTCATAagcagagggagtatattatattgGAGTATCACTTGCATCTAGAGTCGGAATATTATATTGGAGTATCACTTGCATCTAGAGTCGGAATATTACTATATTTTACTCACCAAAATGAAAAGAATAGGGACTTTGGGGACAACACGAGTTGTAATGTGAAGTTGGTAAAGTACgtaagagatagaaagaaaatgtaatttgaatattgttagtagagatGAGACCCACCTTATAAGATAGAAAAACAAaccaaatataaaaagtggCTATATTTGTGGGACtgatcaaaatgaaaaatgtgactattttttatgaaatcctaaataaaatataaacatgcataAGCTGTACATActtcgtcccatagaaatatacCATTTGAGGACGGCAtagattttaatgcacaattagtaaagtaagagagaaatataaaaaataattgaaatattattagtggatgGTGGagaccataaatgataaagtaagagagaagaagaaaatataGTTGAAATAATGTTTATAGATGATGAAAACCATAAATGATAGATCTTCATATATGGATATAGACTATTTCTATGATACGCACGGAAAAGgaaatatgacatatttctatgagacaaatggagtaataatttaATAGATTTTCTTGTTATAGTTAGTTTATTTTAAAAGATGTCTGAATACGTATCTATTATAACTCCTCATTAATTACAAGAAATGAAGAATTTTATGCTCCCTCcattccacaataagagtcatattttatcCTTTTTTCTGTCCCCAATAAGaattatatttcacttttattatgaaTGGTAAGTAGGCCTCACATTACACCAACTTACTCagctcacattttattataaaactaatatatataaaagagtgactcaaattccactaacttattcaagtTCAACctacttttttttacatttcttcaAACTCGTGCCCAAACCAAATAAGACTCCTATTGTGGGGCGGAGAGAGTAATTCTAAAAAGTTACTTCcttcgttccatgttaatagatgcgttttattttctgcactcgttttgaaaaaataataataaatagttaagttGAAGAAATATCCTCTTTTCTACATTATTCTATCTTTTACATTACTCCTTTCTCTATTTATTACTCCCcatgtcctataaaaatatggacatgtgatgtgacacgagaattaagacaaaattgataaagtaaaagagaggattggaagggtagttaaagtagtattaatggaaagtgagacctatatcatttttagtgttttaatagtggtataagttgtaaataacttgatgAATTGGTGTAAAAAAATGGGATAACTTTCCATAACTGGAATACCCATATGTTTATGTAACTGGAATTGGTGTAAAATTTTTGTCATCACATATTAACGTTAacgttgtgttgacatttttaacacGCTGCGTTGATGAAGTAGCAAGTTAACAATTTAAGAAGAGtaagcaattgatcacacctcaTATGTGTAAACAAGtaaaaattttgatttcataaagtattttaggatttattttgataaaaagaagttatattaatttataaaaatacgtactccctccgtcccaaggtagatgtcacactttcctttttagtttgtcccacaaaagatgtcacatttcttcttttggaaaaagttccatctcacatcaattataaaattatattttctctcactacttaacacacaaaataatatctcctaaaatcccgtgccatctcccaagtgtgacttctaccttgggacggagggagtataaaatagagAAAGGACggataagaaaaagaaaaaaaaacatgttactatatttatttttgattaCACCATAGACCTCTTAgttaaaaactaaaatttaaagagtatgaactttggtaTTATGTGTTAATGGAAAATAAGTCTTAcatcattagagagaaagaaatttcctaaaatgtaaagcttctatttttaggggactgactatatatgaaaaaatttctatttttaggggactaatgaaatataaaaattaaatatataatgttTTGGTTGGTGGTTATTGATAAACAATAAAAAAGGTATTGTTGGGTATTGTTGGGTTGAATGAATTAATTGGATATTAAAAAAGTAGGTAATTGAGTTCAGTGGTTGCTGATAAATATACTCTTATACGTTATAAGTTGGTGAGCATTTTACTACTTAAAACGTTGAAAAAAAGCTgtgaaaatatctcaaatataaatacattAAATACTTCATTCATCCGCCATTAGAAGTCCCCTATTTGAGTTTGGTAcgaatcttaaaaaataaaaaggaaattcGGTAAAAAAGTAATGGAATGTTAGACCCATTTTTATAtgtgaattttataaaataaaatgtgagcggaatgagttagtggaatatggtaTCTACTTAGTagtatttatagtaaaagtgaatcggAACTTTTGTTGGCGCCTTGTCGGACGGACTATAATGACAAATCAGGACtcctaagggtgtccactatggagTGGACGCGGCTGTAGCCAAGAGGGTGGGCGGGGGGGCGGCGGATTATAGTGGAGAAGttgtccgccccgggggcggacGCGGCGAGGGGGGCGAGAGGCAGCGGACGCGCGATAGCcgggtgcggggcgaggacgcggcagggggggctatagccgcgcctatagtgGACGACATAGCCGCTGCGAATTAGCCGGTTGCGgggaatttgaaatttttttacactccctctataaataccacaccCCCCTacttatttttcaccattttcacaaaatccatccactcactatccacacaaccactctctaaaaaatgaatcgaggagacgacgactcacccgactctcaggaatcgggatatgacacCAATACATCACACCCGTCGGGTTTTGCCGGATATGGCACGACTCCGTCCCAGTATTGGaattggaatcaatctcccccaccatgggcatcgagtccaccccttcctccatctcagccgtggaggtcttctccaacgccgccacctttacagcggaatctgagtcgttccgcatttggagattacagacccaacctagacGCGCTTCATCAGCCGCGGCCGGGTTCCCCTttccaagccagccaatctccgatcaccgaagcagatcaagacgcatttgatactatgatgggtctgctcagttccggcATCCCAGATACGCCGGCACCGCGGGTGGAAACGCCCGTTCCGACCCGAGGTGGTAGCGGCAGTCGGTGCCCTGGTGGCGGTAGGGGCGGAGGCCCtaggggcggaggcggcagtcgtGGCACCGGCAACGTCGGTGGACGCTCGAGCTGCTGGCCCGGCATTGCGAGTAGCGAGGGCAGTGGCGCCGGCTGTAGCGGTGGCTCTAATCAGGCCGAGGGGTCCAGCCGCGGCAAGCCATACACCAAAGATgagagcattgccgtggcgaaggcgtgggattctatcacttcggaccccgtggtgggcaccgatcaggagtcggggagcttttggaggcgcgtcatgaTGGCATACGAGGAATT
This genomic interval from Salvia splendens isolate huo1 chromosome 13, SspV2, whole genome shotgun sequence contains the following:
- the LOC121761101 gene encoding reticulon-like protein B12 gives rise to the protein MGTSFFKKQRTVHQILGGGFVADVMLWRRRDLTLGILIVTLAAWMMFEISGYTLLSFTSNVFLLLFTILFLWAKSAAILNRAPPPLPHLHLSQESVNEASTLIHNVINTSLSMSEDIALGRDSKAFVRLVLVLVTISVIGSLASFLILSYISLVLVLTVPPVYERYELQIDDYAGMAYTKMQHLYMRLHQLHISSIIHKWKIY